gacaaataattgtggacggagggagtaaaagaaaaaagaaaagtatataCTCAAAAATACTTCCCAAAATAATTATTGGTCTAGGAGTTCAAGACTAAAGTTGACAATTCTTTCCAACttcgtgtatatatatatatatatatgccctTAAACACTAAAGAAGTACTCTTCTTTTAATACTACTCAATTCTAAAAAAgtattactaaaaatatttttaccgtCTCAAAATAAGTgacatttttacctttttattttgtttaaaataagtGGTGTTTTatataatcaagaaaaaatCAATGATGTTTTTCTAATTTTACCTGTCTTTATTTACATAATAAAAAACGGCTAAAGagtaaattacattttttaaaaaggtacGTATTTATTAAAGGTAAGTTAGTACAAACAAAACATACATCTTACATTTTAAGAATGAGTAGTTTGCTTAAGGAGTGTGCTCAACTTAAAAGCATCATCTATTTTGAAACAGAGGTTATTGTTTATGTTAATGGgcgtaaaataaaatttaaaacgaCAGTTAAAATAGGACGGAGTGAGTATATATTGATGAGAGACAGCATAAATGCAGCAATAAAGAGTGGTAACATGACAGATATAATAATCCCCACGGAAATATATGTTGTCTTTAGAAATGAGCAAACTAGAAAATGACACTGCACTGCAAAGCTCTTTTTTACAGTCTAGCTCGCACTCCAACCCTAGCCaaattactttttattattatcacaTTTAACCCTTCATTTCTCTTAAATTTACAACTTGctcttttcttctatttcttcttgCCTATTCACTCAATTTGCTTCAATTAATGGAGTATATATATTGCAATTCACACAAAACAAATTAATCAatccatatatataaaaaggaaatttGAGTCTAgggaaattaattaattaaccacAACATGTTGTATATGATCGATATTCGACTTGTGTGTTCATGGTGaagatgttgttgttgttgatgatgatgatctCCATCCTAGTCGAAGCTCGAGATCAAGTTCATCTTCAATGAGTGAATCCCTCTTGTTGCTACCATAATCATGGTTGTTGATATTGTCATCATCATTACTAGTGTTAGATGATGTGTTGATGCTTGGATTAGGCTTATTTATTGGGAAGTTTAGAGATGTAGGAGGAGGGTATGGAGTATTTGGAGACATCAAATTGTTATTTGTTGGATATGGTGAGATTGAGAGATTAAGAGTAGAAGATGATGAATTGTTATTCATAGTACAAGATTTTCTTGATGTGGGGTTATTGAAGATATGAGTGTTACTAGGGTTAGGCAAGGAGTATAAAAGACAAAGTCCACCATTTGTGACAAATTCTTGAGTTGGAATTAGGAGGGTGGAATTAGAATTTTGTGAAGAAATGTGGTTGTGGTTGTGGTTGTGGATGCTATTTGAAGCATATTGTGGTGGAGCTTGGTGGAGCCTAGCACGGTCGCGACGATGAACATTCATGTGACCACCTAGGGCTTGAGCTGACCGGAATTCTCTCCGACAAAAGGTGCAAGTATAGGACCTTGGTGGCCAAGTGGTGCCCATGGCATTGCCTGTGTCTTCCTCAAATGCTCTAACTTCCCATGAATCATCATCATCCTGAGTTACTTGCTTAGCGTTCCACATCCAGCAGTCAGTGACAGAGACAGGATTCAATAGTGGTTGGGGCGATGACAATTGTTGTTGGTTATGTTGTTCTTGGGATTGAGCCAGCTTTTGGAGTTGAGTTGAAGACAGAATCCCAAGTTCAGCAGCCATAATACACAaatagtatttttatatatagggTGATAAGAGTTATGATGTGGAAGAAATCATGAAAAGGGTTAAATAGAGGATGGGCTTATGAGTGAGATAAAATAGAGACAAAAAACCCTAGCTACACTGAAGATATCTACAATGTTTCCAAGTACATAGTTGGAATTTAGTAATCAAGACAAagattagaaaatttaataaatttttgcacttgattaattaataattagttaCTCTAATCTTTAATTTGTAGAATACTTGGTCTTTAACGTCCTTCATTTTTTAAGGCAATCATTTCTTCTCTGCTTCTGGAAGGGATAAGTTCACACTAAACAATAAAAGAATGGAAGGTGATAACAATATGAACGTCCAAACAAGCTATGTATATATGCACTTGTAAGAGAcggattcaaaatttgaaatgtaTAGATTTCCGTAACGACCTGAAGTTAATAGATATTTagtaaaattctttaaaatatataacgAGTTTGAACGAAAAGCTATGAAGTTCATATGAAATCATAAGCAGCTTTCTAGATCCGCCCCGAAAAATTTACTTGAACTCATGTGCTAGCAATTGAGTTTGACCAGGAGGAAATTAAAGGAATTTATTGGATTAACCGAAATGATGTTAATTAAACTGTAATTAAGTCTTTGTCATGGAATGAAATCTTTACACATTTTATGATGTGACCTGGTCTAAATTTTTAGGACAAGATACATAGGGCTTGTTTGAGAAACAACTCACTTTGCTTTGTTTGTCTACTGCCATTTAACTGTCATTAATTACTTCATTTTGCACGAAccaattatatttaaatacatatttgtcaatttcattgTCAAATAAAGACAGACACCCCCcgccccccaaaaaaaaaattaaaaaataaatgctTCCTTCTCTTGTTCCACTTGTACATTCTTATGAAAATGTTATTTACTGGTAAAGTTAGAAATATgaattatattacatttaataACATTTAATATATGGTGTCGATCGCTCATGTTATTAATTAAAGCAGAGAAAGATGTCTCGTTGAGGTTTATTCCTTCATGATttaaagttcaaaataaatatcagaTGTTTGAGGAACTTCAGTAGGTGTTACGTGCAAAAATTAGGGCCatcaaatgatttattttttggacaTGATAGGATAAGACTAAGatctgaataattttttaagaaaaatagtcTAGCAGATATATTGTGTCTATATCGTAATGTACCTTGGCGAATCTCACATCGAAAAGGAAGAGGGAGTGACATGCCAATATACACATTTTTAAACTTGATATGACtatatacaaattaaatgaCAAGTCTgtgaagtatatatatattgggcaAAAACGGACAAAACGTTTATCATGGACCTTGCCATAGGCAGAATGTTAGTGTTACCCAACAATTCCTCTATCAACACAATCTACATACAACATGTTATTCATGGGAATTGAACTCACGATCATGGCTTTGATATCACTTATCAGGATAAAATGTTTATATCATCATATCAAAAGCTATAATTGATATAACAAAGACaactttattcttaattaaattCATCAAACAAATGTCATGTTCGGCCATAATTTTAACCCGAATCATCCCTGATCATCACCTGGGCCTTGCCATAAGCAAGATGTTTAATTACATTACCCAACATTTCTCATGATTCGAACCTAAAACCTTAGTCTAAGTATGATCGATGGATGTCATCCACCAAACTACCATCCTCTGTGGTACAATTTCTAGTTTTctaaaatcaaaaatattttaaatttaattttctgaTCAAATTGATAGATTAAAAGAACCGAAAGGGATTAAGTAGcaataagtaattaataaattcacattttatgtcttttggaTTTGAAATGGTATCAAATCGATCGTTACTAGTAAATTACCAGCTTTGATATTATCGTGTTACATGTACGTATTTAAAACAGCCATTCTTTAGTGTCATGCTTTattcttttcatatattttgctTCAATTTTTCTTACCAAGGACCTAAGTAAATACAAAACTGTCATCAATCAATTCATCCGTGTGTCAAAATACTCAAAATTATGAAACTTAATTCGGATGTTTGACATCCGTAAGTGTGATCGAGTTGATTGAACATATAATCTTCTAAATGAGA
This genomic stretch from Solanum stenotomum isolate F172 chromosome 10, ASM1918654v1, whole genome shotgun sequence harbors:
- the LOC125842089 gene encoding zinc finger protein 10-like, with the translated sequence MAAELGILSSTQLQKLAQSQEQHNQQQLSSPQPLLNPVSVTDCWMWNAKQVTQDDDDSWEVRAFEEDTGNAMGTTWPPRSYTCTFCRREFRSAQALGGHMNVHRRDRARLHQAPPQYASNSIHNHNHNHISSQNSNSTLLIPTQEFVTNGGLCLLYSLPNPSNTHIFNNPTSRKSCTMNNNSSSSTLNLSISPYPTNNNLMSPNTPYPPPTSLNFPINKPNPSINTSSNTSNDDDNINNHDYGSNKRDSLIEDELDLELRLGWRSSSSTTTTSSP